A part of Lacibacter sp. H407 genomic DNA contains:
- a CDS encoding DoxX family protein yields MNFVQRMEQWGDTHHPKWIDFIRIVLGIILTLKGVQFINNMQPLSDLISNSGFLGSISAGILAHYVVFAHLLGGMLVAFGLLTRFACLVQIPVLLGAIIFVNISGGIFQPHSELWFSVLILILLVFFVVEGSGKLSIDEWMRKNPDEKPHKHKWG; encoded by the coding sequence ATGAATTTTGTACAACGCATGGAGCAATGGGGCGACACCCATCATCCAAAATGGATCGATTTTATCCGTATTGTTTTAGGGATCATCCTTACCTTAAAAGGAGTGCAGTTCATCAACAACATGCAACCATTGTCTGATCTTATCAGTAACAGTGGATTTTTGGGTTCAATCTCTGCAGGCATCCTGGCACATTATGTTGTGTTTGCTCATTTACTCGGCGGTATGTTGGTGGCATTTGGTTTACTTACCCGTTTCGCCTGTTTAGTGCAGATACCCGTTTTATTGGGAGCGATCATTTTTGTAAATATATCCGGCGGTATTTTTCAGCCACATTCAGAATTATGGTTTTCTGTCCTTATTCTTATTCTGCTCGTGTTTTTTGTGGTTGAGGGTAGTGGTAAGTTGAGTATTGATGAATGGATGCGGAAAAATCCTGATGAGAAGCCTCACAAACATAAGTGGGGCTGA